The following proteins are encoded in a genomic region of Cyclonatronum proteinivorum:
- a CDS encoding Na/Pi cotransporter family protein — translation MSEYAIMLMSFAGGVALFLLGMKMLTDGLKLAAGDTLRNLLAKYTSTPLKGVFSGILITAMVQSSSAVIFATIGFVNAGLMTLLQATYVIFGSNVGTTLTGWIVATVGFRLNLQLMALPLLAVGMALWLAKGTTKAGALGQALVGFSIFFLGIDVLKNTFEGLADTVPFDTLGAGFWGMALMFLIGILLTSVMQSSSAAIAVVITAVATGVVPIQAAAVLVIGADIGTTSTALFAVVGATANAKRAAMMHVLFNLLKGPVALPFVGVYLAGIFWVFGPDLSPAVTIALFHTTIKVTGLILLLPFAAKLTAMLEQRFTETEQQAGSTRYLDDNILATPSLAMSALIFELKRIGRKSRKLVTGTLKKKRDVAELRENDEVIHELSFLTGEYVQKMQRSDLEPESAEVLPNALRVLQYFSEARQHALESASIIQSGVELPADVAESFKILKGLMRSFLKKADSEKAGFSIDELAKLIQQLESTYESAKLTVLKAGSDGKIPISEMVVLHDIIRGYRRTWEQCFKAAMYMDGFNNLIDHEPGTGPPLMEPESVD, via the coding sequence ATGAGCGAATACGCGATCATGCTGATGTCCTTTGCGGGCGGGGTAGCATTATTTTTGCTGGGCATGAAGATGCTTACAGACGGTCTCAAGCTGGCTGCCGGGGATACCTTGCGTAACCTGCTTGCCAAATATACCTCCACGCCCCTGAAAGGAGTATTCAGCGGGATACTGATTACTGCGATGGTGCAGTCCTCAAGCGCGGTTATTTTTGCGACAATCGGTTTTGTGAATGCGGGCTTAATGACGCTGCTCCAGGCTACCTACGTCATTTTTGGAAGTAACGTGGGCACAACGCTTACAGGCTGGATTGTTGCTACTGTGGGCTTCCGGCTGAATTTACAGCTTATGGCGCTGCCGCTGCTTGCAGTTGGGATGGCGCTTTGGCTGGCGAAGGGAACCACCAAAGCCGGCGCATTGGGACAGGCACTGGTTGGATTTAGTATTTTTTTCCTGGGGATTGATGTTCTTAAAAATACGTTTGAAGGGCTCGCGGACACTGTTCCTTTTGATACTCTTGGCGCCGGGTTTTGGGGGATGGCCCTGATGTTTTTAATCGGTATTCTGCTTACTTCCGTCATGCAGTCCTCAAGTGCAGCCATTGCGGTAGTCATCACAGCCGTGGCGACGGGTGTGGTACCCATTCAGGCAGCGGCTGTTTTGGTGATTGGCGCAGATATAGGCACAACTTCAACCGCTTTGTTTGCCGTGGTAGGTGCTACGGCCAATGCCAAACGGGCAGCTATGATGCATGTGTTGTTCAACCTGCTCAAGGGGCCGGTGGCGCTGCCGTTTGTGGGGGTGTATCTCGCGGGAATTTTCTGGGTGTTCGGACCTGATCTAAGCCCGGCGGTCACCATAGCTCTTTTTCATACAACTATAAAAGTTACGGGTCTGATTTTGTTGCTGCCGTTTGCGGCAAAGCTTACCGCTATGCTGGAGCAGCGGTTTACTGAAACGGAACAACAGGCCGGCAGTACCCGCTACCTGGATGACAACATCCTTGCTACTCCATCTCTGGCTATGAGCGCACTTATTTTTGAGCTCAAAAGAATTGGCCGGAAATCCCGAAAATTGGTTACCGGTACGCTCAAAAAGAAAAGAGATGTAGCCGAACTTCGTGAGAATGATGAGGTAATCCACGAACTCAGCTTTCTCACCGGCGAATATGTGCAGAAAATGCAGCGCAGCGATCTGGAACCGGAAAGCGCTGAAGTGCTGCCTAATGCGCTTCGCGTGCTGCAGTATTTCAGTGAAGCCCGGCAGCACGCGCTGGAGTCCGCTTCGATTATTCAATCCGGGGTGGAACTCCCGGCTGATGTGGCTGAGAGTTTCAAAATTCTGAAAGGGTTGATGCGCAGTTTCCTGAAAAAGGCAGACTCCGAGAAGGCGGGGTTTTCCATTGATGAGCTCGCAAAGCTGATTCAGCAGCTTGAAAGTACCTATGAGTCGGCTAAACTAACCGTACTTAAAGCGGGCAGCGACGGCAAAATCCCCATTTCGGAGATGGTAGTGCTCCATGATATCATCAGAGGGTACCGGCGTACCTGGGAGCAGTGTTTCAAAGCCGCGATGTATATGGATGGCTTCAACAACCTGATTGATCACGAACCCGGCACAGGCCCGCCGCTGATGGAACCCGAAAGCGTAGATTAA
- a CDS encoding DUF6580 family putative transport protein, protein MLKPKFLILSLILILAVISRFLPFPPNVAPVAAMALFGGAYFSDKRIAFLLPLGIMLLSDLLIGIHSTLLFVYASFGIIVGLGILLGKEINPMRVAGASIAGSVIFYLITNFGVWLVSPYYPFTLEGLIASYTLAIPFFHYTLIGDLLFTTAMFGSFELLRRNVPALQTA, encoded by the coding sequence ATGCTGAAACCAAAGTTTTTGATTCTGAGCCTTATTCTCATCCTTGCCGTTATTTCGAGATTTCTGCCATTCCCCCCGAATGTCGCTCCTGTAGCCGCAATGGCCCTTTTTGGCGGTGCATATTTCAGCGACAAACGTATTGCATTTTTACTGCCCCTCGGCATCATGCTCCTCAGCGATCTGCTCATCGGCATTCACAGCACGCTCTTATTTGTGTACGCCTCTTTCGGCATTATAGTAGGGCTTGGTATTTTGCTGGGTAAAGAAATCAACCCCATGCGTGTCGCCGGTGCTTCCATAGCGGGTTCGGTCATCTTCTATCTGATCACCAACTTTGGTGTATGGCTTGTCAGCCCGTACTACCCTTTCACCCTTGAAGGACTCATTGCCAGCTACACGCTTGCCATTCCGTTTTTCCACTATACTCTCATTGGCGACCTGCTTTTCACAACCGCCATGTTTGGATCCTTTGAGCTGCTGCGCCGCAACGTACCCGCCCTGCAGACCGCCTGA
- a CDS encoding YceI family protein, protein MKLLTTLAIILLFSGSAFANDHHGDNQPMSWNIDQAHSNILFTVSHFFNKVPGTFNDFSGTIVFNPSAPEMSEIDVQVNVASVNTNVERRDDHLRSGDFFGAEEFPMMHFRSTDVRHVDGQNFVAHGQLTIKDVTREVELPFEFLGVTDHLMREGVMVAGLHGELSLNRNDFGVGVGDWASTAVIGGDVNIQIMLQVHDN, encoded by the coding sequence ATGAAGCTTCTAACCACTCTTGCCATAATCCTTCTTTTCAGCGGTTCTGCATTTGCCAACGATCATCATGGTGATAATCAGCCGATGAGCTGGAACATTGATCAGGCACACAGCAACATCTTGTTTACTGTATCCCACTTTTTCAATAAAGTGCCCGGAACATTCAATGACTTCTCCGGAACCATCGTCTTCAACCCAAGTGCGCCGGAAATGAGCGAAATCGATGTTCAGGTAAACGTAGCAAGCGTAAACACCAATGTTGAGCGCCGTGATGATCACCTACGTTCCGGTGATTTTTTTGGTGCAGAAGAGTTTCCGATGATGCACTTCCGCAGCACCGATGTGCGTCACGTTGATGGCCAAAATTTTGTCGCACACGGTCAGCTCACTATTAAAGACGTGACCCGTGAAGTTGAGCTTCCGTTTGAGTTCCTTGGCGTAACAGATCACCTTATGCGCGAAGGCGTAATGGTAGCCGGTCTGCATGGCGAACTCAGCCTTAACCGCAACGACTTCGGTGTAGGTGTAGGCGACTGGGCTTCAACAGCTGTAATTGGCGGCGATGTGAATATTCAGATCATGCTGCAGGTACACGACAACTAA
- a CDS encoding DUF4168 domain-containing protein, protein MTRTIKSIVMICLLTFGLSAVAIAQAPTPNPQMPAQMPNVEVSDDEMKSFVEITMDAQQIQMLAQTEMIEMVEEAGISVERFNEILTAMQSGQSQADLDMSEDEMQRFDNVLDELETVQEKVEEQIIDVIESKGMELDRFQEINFAIQMDPELQEKFREAAMELENGM, encoded by the coding sequence ATGACACGTACGATCAAATCTATCGTAATGATATGCTTACTCACTTTTGGACTTTCGGCTGTCGCTATTGCACAGGCACCGACGCCAAATCCACAGATGCCGGCACAAATGCCGAATGTGGAAGTAAGCGATGATGAAATGAAATCCTTTGTTGAAATTACGATGGATGCACAGCAGATTCAGATGTTAGCCCAAACGGAAATGATTGAAATGGTTGAAGAAGCAGGTATTTCAGTTGAGCGTTTTAACGAGATCCTTACCGCCATGCAGAGCGGACAAAGCCAGGCTGACCTCGATATGAGCGAAGATGAGATGCAGCGTTTTGACAATGTGCTTGATGAACTTGAGACCGTTCAGGAAAAAGTTGAAGAGCAGATAATCGACGTTATTGAATCCAAGGGAATGGAGCTTGACCGCTTCCAGGAAATCAATTTTGCAATTCAAATGGACCCGGAGCTTCAGGAGAAGTTTCGTGAAGCAGCAATGGAATTAGAAAACGGCATGTAA
- a CDS encoding DNA-3-methyladenine glycosylase yields the protein MRLERDFYERSPVTLIAQELIGKVLCTKIDGVLTQGRIVETEAYAAVGDKACHAHLGRFTERTKTMYEAGGTAYIYLCYGIHHLFNISVNVKGVADAVLIRGLEPLYGTEAMLRRRNLQKPARNLTAGPGILAQAMGLSKAHNGHDLCRKDSLIWVENDGFQNRNEIQIETGPRVGLGADAEEDALLPWRYWLRGSKWKSPAK from the coding sequence ATGCGATTAGAGCGAGATTTTTATGAGCGGTCACCGGTAACCTTAATTGCACAGGAGTTAATCGGTAAGGTCCTTTGCACGAAAATAGACGGCGTACTTACCCAAGGCAGGATCGTTGAGACGGAAGCCTACGCCGCTGTTGGCGACAAGGCCTGCCATGCACATTTAGGGCGCTTCACTGAAAGAACCAAAACCATGTATGAAGCCGGAGGTACCGCCTACATTTACCTGTGCTATGGCATTCATCACCTGTTCAATATTTCGGTTAATGTGAAAGGAGTTGCCGACGCCGTGCTTATCAGAGGGCTCGAACCCTTGTACGGAACGGAAGCCATGCTCAGGCGGCGAAACCTGCAGAAGCCTGCTCGCAACTTGACAGCTGGTCCGGGAATTCTGGCGCAAGCCATGGGGCTTTCCAAAGCGCACAACGGTCACGATTTGTGCCGTAAGGATAGCCTGATTTGGGTTGAAAACGATGGTTTTCAGAATCGGAATGAGATTCAGATCGAGACCGGCCCACGTGTGGGTCTTGGTGCTGACGCCGAAGAGGACGCGCTGCTTCCGTGGCGCTACTGGCTCAGGGGCTCAAAATGGAAAAGCCCGGCAAAGTAG
- a CDS encoding sodium:solute symporter family protein: protein MHPIDVAVFVLYMAGVLGVGFYFMRRNAGNEDYYLGGRNMDYKHVGLSVVATDVGGGFSIGLGGLGFVMGISGSWMLFTGLIGAWMAAVLLIPRVKPIADAQRFYTMPDLFGYFFSSKAAIIAGVISAIGYLGFTSSQILAGAVLASATFDGLSLNTALYVMGFIIIIYTVMGGIKAVIYTDTFQWILLLGGLIFIGIPLGYQAVGGYEAIAATVAPEMLRLSNISWQQILNWGITIIPIWFVGMTLYQRIYATRSVAEAKKAWYLAGLFEWPVMAFMGVLLGLFARVAADQGLFAYLGFAGVEGIHQEQGLPFLLRTILPVGLMGLMMAAYFSAIMSTADSCLVAASGNITGDLLRKWMGFDLDDARLIRLSQLVTLLLGAAALMLAAAMETVLDIMLYSYAVMVSGLLVPILGGLYWKRAGSEAAIASMLTGGGLTLLLTLIPEMQRARGSAEILTLPLGLDPIIFGITAAAAVFFITGLIRPRKPSIEKNNSSVTR, encoded by the coding sequence ATGCACCCGATAGATGTAGCGGTATTTGTGTTGTACATGGCAGGCGTGCTCGGCGTGGGGTTTTACTTCATGCGCCGCAATGCCGGGAATGAAGACTACTACCTTGGCGGCCGTAACATGGATTACAAGCATGTCGGTTTGTCCGTAGTAGCAACAGATGTGGGCGGAGGATTCTCCATCGGGTTAGGCGGTCTCGGCTTCGTGATGGGCATTTCCGGATCATGGATGCTCTTCACAGGCTTGATTGGTGCCTGGATGGCTGCCGTACTCCTCATTCCGAGAGTCAAGCCCATTGCAGATGCGCAGCGGTTCTATACCATGCCCGACCTCTTTGGCTATTTCTTCAGCAGCAAGGCCGCCATAATAGCGGGAGTCATTTCCGCGATTGGCTACCTGGGCTTTACCAGTTCGCAGATTCTGGCCGGGGCGGTACTGGCCTCGGCTACCTTCGACGGACTCAGCCTCAACACAGCCTTGTACGTGATGGGGTTTATCATCATTATATATACGGTGATGGGGGGCATAAAAGCGGTCATCTACACCGATACCTTTCAGTGGATTCTGTTGCTCGGCGGGCTCATTTTCATTGGCATACCGCTGGGCTATCAGGCGGTCGGCGGCTATGAAGCGATAGCGGCAACCGTTGCCCCCGAAATGCTGCGGCTGAGCAACATAAGCTGGCAGCAGATACTCAACTGGGGGATCACCATCATTCCTATCTGGTTTGTCGGGATGACGCTCTACCAGCGTATTTATGCCACCCGAAGCGTTGCCGAAGCTAAAAAAGCATGGTATCTGGCAGGCTTATTCGAATGGCCGGTCATGGCCTTTATGGGCGTTTTGCTTGGGCTTTTCGCCCGCGTTGCCGCAGATCAGGGTCTGTTTGCCTACCTCGGTTTTGCAGGCGTAGAAGGCATTCATCAGGAACAGGGGCTGCCGTTCCTGTTGCGCACCATTTTACCGGTAGGCCTGATGGGGCTGATGATGGCCGCCTATTTCTCCGCTATTATGTCAACGGCAGACAGCTGCCTGGTAGCCGCCTCAGGAAATATCACCGGTGACCTCCTCCGAAAGTGGATGGGCTTCGATTTGGATGACGCCCGCCTCATTCGTCTGTCTCAGCTGGTAACACTATTGCTGGGCGCGGCAGCCCTCATGCTGGCCGCCGCTATGGAAACCGTGCTCGACATCATGCTGTATTCCTATGCCGTGATGGTAAGCGGTTTGCTGGTACCCATCCTCGGGGGACTGTACTGGAAACGTGCCGGCAGCGAAGCCGCGATTGCGTCCATGCTCACCGGTGGCGGGCTCACCCTCTTGCTCACGCTGATACCGGAAATGCAGCGCGCCCGCGGTTCCGCAGAAATCCTTACCTTACCGCTCGGGCTTGATCCCATCATTTTTGGCATAACTGCCGCCGCAGCCGTATTCTTCATCACGGGTTTGATCAGGCCAAGAAAGCCATCCATCGAAAAAAATAATTCATCAGTTACACGCTAA
- a CDS encoding GNAT family N-acetyltransferase yields the protein MFDYQILNPGEAESRKQDVESVIDFLFEHLDQFGDPREDIAKCAAYALSTEPGFGGFIVRAWDTEAQRVAGAVIVNETGMKDYIPENLLVYIAVHSGYRGKGLGKGLMKRAMDRADGDIALHVEPDNPARYLYEKLGFTNKYLEMRWKRS from the coding sequence ATGTTCGACTATCAGATACTCAATCCGGGCGAAGCCGAATCGCGCAAACAGGATGTTGAATCCGTCATTGACTTTTTATTTGAACACTTAGATCAGTTTGGGGACCCCCGCGAAGATATTGCCAAATGTGCAGCCTATGCGCTGAGCACCGAGCCCGGCTTTGGCGGCTTCATTGTGCGCGCCTGGGATACCGAAGCGCAGCGCGTTGCCGGTGCCGTAATCGTGAATGAAACCGGCATGAAGGACTATATTCCCGAAAATCTTCTCGTTTATATTGCGGTGCACAGCGGCTACCGCGGCAAAGGGCTGGGCAAAGGCCTCATGAAAAGGGCAATGGACCGCGCCGATGGCGATATTGCCCTGCATGTAGAGCCTGATAATCCCGCCCGCTATCTCTACGAAAAACTGGGCTTCACCAACAAATACCTCGAAATGCGCTGGAAACGCTCCTGA
- a CDS encoding alanine racemase codes for MAYLKLYRDKLLHNYNFLKTRFDARNIEWGIVTKLFCGNKQMLKEVIDLGIYEIHDSRISNLKAAKEVSEDIQTVYIKPPPKKIIEDIIRWADVSFDSDISTIRMLSEEAVRQNKTHKIIIMIEMGDLREGVVRDDLIDFYEQVFNLPNISVTGLGTNLNCLHGVMPNTDKLIQLTLYKQIIELKFNKKIPWISGGTSVTVPLLLRHEIPSGINHFRVGEALYFGLDLFTNKTIEGMEDSVMELYTQIIELHEKPLVPSGELGLNPQGSRATIDESLYGKKSHRAILDIGYLDIDPKYLIPINEDLEIVDASSDMLVVNVGENERNYKVGDFVRFRLRYMGALGLMNSAYIDKVVA; via the coding sequence ATGGCTTATCTCAAGCTCTACCGCGATAAACTTCTTCATAATTACAACTTTCTGAAAACCCGATTCGACGCCCGGAATATTGAGTGGGGCATTGTAACCAAGCTGTTTTGTGGCAATAAGCAAATGCTTAAAGAAGTCATCGACCTTGGTATCTATGAAATCCACGACTCCCGGATCAGCAACCTGAAGGCGGCCAAGGAAGTCAGCGAAGACATTCAGACCGTTTACATCAAGCCTCCTCCCAAAAAAATCATCGAAGATATCATACGCTGGGCCGATGTAAGCTTCGACTCCGATATTTCAACCATTCGCATGCTGTCAGAAGAAGCGGTTCGGCAGAATAAAACCCATAAAATCATCATCATGATTGAAATGGGAGATCTGCGGGAAGGCGTTGTGCGCGATGATCTTATCGACTTCTATGAACAGGTGTTTAACCTGCCTAACATCAGCGTAACCGGCCTCGGCACCAACCTGAACTGCCTGCACGGGGTAATGCCCAACACCGACAAGCTCATTCAGCTTACGCTCTACAAGCAAATCATCGAACTGAAGTTCAATAAAAAAATTCCGTGGATATCCGGCGGCACCTCGGTAACGGTCCCGCTCTTACTAAGGCATGAAATTCCCTCCGGAATCAACCATTTCCGGGTTGGGGAAGCCCTGTATTTCGGTCTTGATTTGTTCACCAATAAAACGATCGAAGGCATGGAAGACTCGGTGATGGAGCTTTACACCCAAATTATTGAGCTCCATGAGAAACCGCTGGTACCGAGCGGTGAACTCGGCCTCAACCCGCAGGGCAGCCGGGCAACCATTGATGAAAGCCTGTACGGCAAAAAAAGTCACCGCGCCATTCTGGATATCGGCTACCTTGATATCGACCCGAAATACCTCATTCCCATAAACGAAGATTTGGAAATCGTGGACGCCAGCTCGGATATGCTGGTCGTGAATGTAGGAGAAAACGAGCGCAATTATAAAGTAGGAGATTTTGTCCGTTTCCGGCTGCGCTACATGGGCGCGCTGGGGCTGATGAATTCCGCATACATTGATAAAGTTGTTGCGTAG
- a CDS encoding peptidoglycan DD-metalloendopeptidase family protein codes for MTTKFQLLNLHKFHPIMRYSELLPLPRISLESGYSRFQETDVISGAGGYLEFRRGMYTSELFGGERIVHMGIDIWAPAHEPVFAFADGRIWGFRDNNNALDYGPTIITEHKLGTYKMYALYGHLSRKSLEGLKAGMPVSAGQRLGWLGDKTENGGWIPHLHFQLSREEPELPDMPGVVAPQDLEAAAARYPDPRMVLGPVYV; via the coding sequence ATGACCACAAAATTTCAGCTTTTGAACCTGCATAAGTTTCACCCGATCATGCGCTACAGCGAGCTCCTGCCGCTGCCGCGCATTTCCCTGGAATCCGGCTACAGCAGATTTCAGGAAACCGATGTCATCAGCGGGGCCGGCGGCTATCTCGAGTTTCGCCGGGGCATGTACACGTCTGAGCTTTTTGGCGGGGAACGCATTGTGCACATGGGTATCGATATCTGGGCCCCCGCGCATGAACCCGTTTTTGCCTTTGCCGATGGCCGCATTTGGGGATTCAGGGACAACAACAACGCCCTGGATTACGGCCCGACCATCATCACCGAGCATAAGCTTGGGACATATAAAATGTATGCGCTCTATGGTCATCTTAGCCGAAAGTCGCTGGAAGGTCTCAAAGCCGGTATGCCGGTTTCGGCGGGTCAGCGCCTGGGCTGGCTTGGCGATAAGACCGAAAACGGGGGATGGATTCCGCACCTGCATTTTCAGCTTTCGCGTGAAGAACCCGAGCTGCCCGATATGCCCGGCGTTGTTGCGCCGCAGGACCTCGAAGCCGCCGCCGCCCGCTACCCCGATCCCCGCATGGTTCTGGGCCCTGTGTATGTGTAA
- a CDS encoding amidohydrolase, translating into MIQAIEAYTEEHLPRWIQMRRKLHQLAEVSGEEAQTAAQLEKWLRQTGPAALHTNLGGQGIIAVYGPQDAPKQIMLRAELDALPIADPPEWEHRAHNPAAGHKCGHDGHMMFLIALAEYFGENPPEDFSIMLLFQQAEETGDGAAQMIATETFAALKPDVIIALHNLPGYARHAVVLRSGVFASASTGLRIKLKGATSHAAHPDDGISPAPALSQLMQLLPAIPGQRAPLQQMGLVTVVHARLGEQAFGTAPGEAELMATFRAPETHTVQAMLGTACKLAKGLAVTYGLAVDFEYKEVFEASVNNPELCQRTAKIAENLGLEVHWREAPFMWSEDFGRFSRYGTTILFGLGAGLEHPQLHSEGYDFPDELLPTGLRVYAGLINDLVHNPRA; encoded by the coding sequence ATGATTCAGGCCATAGAAGCGTACACCGAAGAACATTTGCCCCGCTGGATTCAAATGCGGCGAAAACTCCATCAGCTCGCCGAAGTTTCCGGTGAAGAAGCACAGACCGCAGCACAGCTTGAAAAATGGCTCAGGCAAACCGGGCCAGCCGCCTTACATACCAACCTGGGCGGGCAGGGAATAATCGCGGTTTACGGCCCCCAGGACGCGCCCAAACAAATCATGCTGCGTGCCGAACTCGACGCCCTGCCCATAGCGGATCCGCCGGAATGGGAGCACCGGGCCCATAACCCCGCCGCCGGGCACAAGTGCGGACACGACGGACACATGATGTTCCTGATAGCGCTGGCTGAATATTTCGGCGAAAATCCGCCGGAAGACTTTAGTATCATGCTTTTGTTTCAGCAGGCCGAAGAAACCGGAGACGGGGCTGCACAAATGATTGCAACGGAAACATTTGCGGCATTAAAGCCGGATGTAATTATTGCCTTACACAACCTTCCGGGGTACGCCCGACACGCAGTTGTGCTGCGAAGCGGCGTATTCGCTTCAGCCTCGACGGGCTTGCGCATAAAGCTGAAGGGCGCTACATCACATGCCGCACATCCTGATGATGGCATTTCGCCCGCCCCTGCGCTGTCGCAGCTCATGCAGCTCTTACCAGCCATCCCGGGGCAGCGCGCGCCGCTTCAGCAGATGGGGCTTGTTACGGTCGTGCATGCAAGGCTTGGTGAACAGGCCTTCGGTACAGCGCCCGGTGAAGCAGAGCTGATGGCGACCTTCCGCGCGCCGGAAACACATACAGTGCAGGCTATGCTTGGTACTGCCTGCAAATTAGCTAAGGGATTGGCCGTAACCTACGGCCTTGCTGTCGATTTCGAGTATAAAGAAGTATTTGAAGCTTCCGTAAACAATCCCGAACTGTGTCAGCGAACAGCAAAAATTGCCGAAAATTTAGGACTGGAAGTCCACTGGCGGGAAGCGCCCTTTATGTGGAGTGAAGATTTCGGGCGTTTCAGCAGATATGGCACAACTATATTATTCGGCCTCGGAGCAGGCCTGGAGCACCCGCAGCTTCATAGCGAAGGCTACGACTTTCCCGACGAACTTCTTCCCACAGGACTCAGGGTGTATGCAGGCCTGATTAACGACCTTGTGCATAACCCAAGAGCCTGA